One genomic region from uncultured Cohaesibacter sp. encodes:
- a CDS encoding prolyl oligopeptidase family serine peptidase — protein sequence MPFSLPAQPPIAEVTQLDERKTAPNVFSGEWPDRQIASVHSPQLHSFRVAKPRAQALVYAGGGYTKLIYDKEGLEVALWLNSLCIDAHILVHRLPGADSGTGGVYNKSIALMDGQAALRALETTSASLPLFHVGLSSGGHMAGVMACQPSSLDVRGGLIGYAPINANHRAHKYPETKADYPPVQKQDFYDDWAIGLEDHPHGLPHCPLFLAYALQDRSVPVQHALNLLQAASRNGLTVDAHIFGTAPHGFALRSLDGTHASWPALAQDWFMRRLES from the coding sequence ATGCCTTTTTCTTTGCCTGCCCAGCCACCTATTGCCGAAGTGACCCAGCTGGATGAACGCAAGACTGCGCCCAATGTCTTTTCCGGAGAGTGGCCCGACCGGCAAATCGCCAGCGTGCATTCCCCACAGCTCCATAGCTTTCGGGTTGCCAAGCCGCGGGCGCAGGCTCTGGTATATGCCGGTGGTGGCTACACAAAGCTGATCTATGACAAGGAAGGGCTTGAGGTCGCCTTGTGGCTCAACTCTCTCTGTATAGACGCGCATATTCTGGTGCATCGTCTGCCGGGCGCCGACAGCGGCACCGGCGGCGTCTATAATAAGAGTATCGCTCTTATGGATGGTCAGGCTGCCCTTAGAGCGCTTGAGACCACCAGCGCGTCTCTCCCACTCTTTCATGTGGGGCTGTCTTCGGGAGGTCATATGGCCGGGGTCATGGCCTGCCAGCCGAGCAGTCTGGATGTGCGTGGAGGCCTGATCGGCTATGCACCGATCAATGCGAACCATCGCGCCCATAAATATCCCGAGACGAAAGCGGATTATCCGCCAGTGCAGAAACAGGATTTTTATGATGACTGGGCCATTGGCCTTGAAGATCATCCTCACGGCCTGCCCCACTGCCCGCTCTTCTTGGCCTATGCATTGCAAGACCGCTCCGTGCCGGTACAGCATGCTCTCAATCTGCTACAGGCAGCCAGCCGCAACGGCTTGACCGTTGATGCGCATATTTTCGGCACAGCACCGCATGGCTTTGCCCTGCGCTCTCTTGATGGCACCCACGCCAGCTGGCCAGCACTTGCGCAAGACTGGTTTATGCGCCGGCTCGAAAGCTAA
- a CDS encoding methyl-accepting chemotaxis protein, whose amino-acid sequence MLNNFSLTFKSLLFFGLLAMVGVAVGLVSYIKSDAARQAVAELAKIENQVTSMEGLKQDIQNQAISLKSFLLTGDLDWSDSVKEDFAEISNHLDEMASGQQIADIKKEWLNWYNSFAGKQLSLMRDPMTVELARAIEVSGESSEQLTVTMVRIDKQIADLQSQMDRLTEEQNAQLDSVTGAALIGLVLMIAAAIGLAFMNNFIIVRPLKTMVDVTEALADGNLNIDISNSRGDEIGKMYQALAVFQTNLKRSKELELDAEEQRKQADIDRKEEMRRLAAEFDNVVGSIVAKQAELCGQMEQNSSHLANKAGQTVERSVAVSASTQQANANVQAVASATEELSASIQEISGQVTSAARLANEANQEVELTSQSVADLQRVLQEVGSVTRLINDIAEQTNLLALNATIEAARAGEAGKGFAVVAAEVKDLANQTAKATEEIDRQLTNMENAANSSISATETVANKVLEITEQTTAMASATDQQSAATSEIAQNVNEAATGTNHVSQDIETVSSIAQETGDLATSVQNMIADMNIQTRELQDKADKFIKHVLAA is encoded by the coding sequence ATGCTGAACAACTTTTCTCTGACTTTCAAAAGCCTCTTGTTCTTCGGCCTTCTTGCGATGGTTGGCGTAGCCGTGGGGCTGGTCAGCTACATCAAGTCCGATGCTGCTAGACAAGCCGTGGCAGAGCTTGCGAAGATAGAAAATCAGGTTACCTCCATGGAAGGGCTCAAGCAGGATATCCAGAACCAGGCCATCTCGCTCAAATCCTTTTTGTTGACCGGTGATCTCGACTGGTCTGATAGCGTTAAGGAAGACTTTGCCGAAATCTCAAATCATTTGGATGAGATGGCCTCCGGACAGCAGATCGCAGATATCAAGAAGGAGTGGTTGAACTGGTACAACAGCTTCGCTGGCAAGCAATTGAGTCTGATGCGCGATCCCATGACCGTGGAACTGGCGCGTGCTATCGAAGTGTCGGGTGAGAGTAGCGAACAGCTCACGGTCACGATGGTTCGTATCGACAAGCAGATCGCTGACTTGCAATCGCAAATGGATCGGCTGACAGAAGAGCAAAATGCGCAACTGGATAGCGTGACCGGTGCCGCCTTGATCGGTCTAGTTCTGATGATTGCTGCCGCTATCGGATTGGCTTTCATGAATAATTTCATCATTGTCCGTCCACTGAAAACGATGGTCGATGTAACCGAAGCTTTGGCCGATGGAAATCTGAACATTGACATTTCCAACAGTCGCGGTGACGAAATCGGCAAGATGTATCAGGCCTTGGCTGTTTTCCAAACCAATCTCAAACGCTCCAAAGAGCTTGAACTCGATGCGGAAGAACAGCGCAAGCAGGCTGACATCGACCGTAAGGAAGAAATGCGACGGTTGGCTGCTGAATTCGATAATGTTGTCGGCTCCATCGTGGCCAAACAGGCCGAGCTATGCGGGCAGATGGAGCAGAATTCGTCACATCTGGCCAATAAAGCCGGTCAGACCGTGGAGCGCTCTGTTGCTGTGTCCGCTTCCACCCAGCAGGCCAACGCCAATGTTCAGGCTGTTGCCAGCGCGACCGAAGAACTGTCTGCATCCATTCAGGAAATCTCAGGTCAGGTGACCAGTGCAGCTCGGTTGGCCAATGAAGCCAATCAAGAAGTTGAACTCACCAGCCAGTCCGTCGCCGACTTGCAGCGGGTTCTGCAGGAAGTGGGCTCTGTCACCCGCCTCATCAATGACATCGCAGAGCAGACTAACCTGCTGGCTCTGAACGCGACCATCGAGGCTGCTCGCGCGGGCGAGGCTGGTAAGGGCTTCGCAGTGGTGGCCGCCGAGGTGAAGGATCTGGCCAACCAGACTGCCAAGGCAACTGAAGAAATCGACCGTCAGCTGACCAACATGGAAAATGCTGCCAACAGCTCGATCAGCGCAACGGAAACTGTGGCCAACAAGGTGCTAGAAATTACCGAGCAGACGACGGCCATGGCTTCGGCAACCGATCAGCAGTCGGCTGCGACCTCGGAGATTGCCCAGAATGTGAATGAAGCGGCAACCGGCACCAACCATGTCAGCCAAGACATCGAAACCGTCTCCAGCATCGCTCAGGAAACCGGTGATCTGGCAACCTCGGTGCAGAATATGATTGCGGACATGAATATCCAGACCCGTGAGCTGCAGGACAAAGCCGACAAATTCATCAAGCATGTGCTTGCTGCCTGA
- a CDS encoding EF-hand domain-containing protein has product MKKLLILTGTIVALSAPAMAQDIMILDANSDGVVTLEEFSAAYPSLENVEQVFTTADTDTDGVLSHEELIAAYEGHLIPEME; this is encoded by the coding sequence ATGAAGAAACTATTGATTTTGACTGGAACCATCGTGGCTCTGAGTGCTCCGGCAATGGCGCAGGATATCATGATACTGGATGCCAACAGTGATGGTGTTGTCACTCTGGAAGAATTTTCTGCAGCCTATCCATCACTTGAAAATGTCGAGCAGGTCTTCACTACGGCAGATACAGACACCGATGGCGTGCTTTCCCACGAAGAGCTCATTGCTGCCTATGAAGGCCATCTCATCCCCGAAATGGAGTAA
- a CDS encoding DUF1349 domain-containing protein, which translates to MPLSFLSSASWHNEPTRWTFHPHILSLVAEPQSDFWRETDHGAHPDSGHFFAVPCQGDFAAVAEFTGQYEVLYDQVGLMLRVDKTHWVKCGIEYFDRSTNYTTVVTQGSSDWSAVPCPTLSGPQAVRLVRKGNVIYTHYKDRSGSWRLMRLAIFEAPEDVLIGPMACSPLRDISELKGFQCSFSHFSITDAPDDPLHDR; encoded by the coding sequence ATGCCTCTCTCATTCCTTTCGTCAGCAAGCTGGCATAATGAGCCAACTCGCTGGACCTTTCATCCTCATATCCTCTCTTTGGTGGCGGAGCCACAATCTGATTTCTGGAGAGAAACCGACCACGGAGCTCACCCCGATAGCGGGCATTTCTTCGCAGTGCCTTGCCAAGGCGATTTTGCAGCGGTTGCCGAATTTACCGGCCAATATGAAGTGCTTTATGATCAGGTCGGCCTGATGCTGCGCGTTGACAAGACCCATTGGGTCAAATGCGGCATTGAGTATTTTGATCGAAGCACAAATTACACAACCGTCGTTACACAGGGCTCTTCCGACTGGTCTGCGGTTCCCTGCCCGACATTGTCTGGCCCGCAGGCTGTGCGATTGGTGCGCAAAGGAAATGTCATTTACACCCATTACAAGGATAGGTCCGGCAGTTGGCGCCTGATGCGCCTTGCTATCTTCGAGGCACCAGAAGATGTTCTAATAGGCCCGATGGCCTGCTCTCCCCTCAGAGACATTTCCGAACTCAAAGGCTTCCAGTGCAGCTTCAGCCACTTTTCGATTACCGACGCCCCTGACGATCCTCTTCATGACCGATAG
- the groL gene encoding chaperonin GroEL (60 kDa chaperone family; promotes refolding of misfolded polypeptides especially under stressful conditions; forms two stacked rings of heptamers to form a barrel-shaped 14mer; ends can be capped by GroES; misfolded proteins enter the barrel where they are refolded when GroES binds) gives MAAKEVKFGADAREKMLRGVDILANAVKTTLGPKGRNVVIEKSFGAPRITKDGVSVAKEIELEDKFENMGAQMVREVASKTNDIAGDGTTTATVLAQAIVREGAKSVAAGMNPMDLKRGIDIAVAEAHKALEASSKTINSSEEVAQVGTISANGEAEIGKMIADAMQKVGNEGVITVEEAKTAETELEVVEGMQFDRGYLSPYFVTNTEKMVADLEDPFILLHEKKLSNLQPMLPILESVVQSSRPLLIIAEDIEGEALATLVVNKLRGGLKIAAVKAPGFGDRRKAMLEDIAILTGGTVISEDVGIKLESVTLDMLGTAKKVNITKENTTIVDGAGAKEGIEARVAQIKAQIEETSSDYDREKLQERLAKLAGGVAVIRVGGATEVEVKERKDRVDDALNATRAAVEAGIVPGGGTALLRASQEVEKLSSENLDIEAGIKIVLRALQAPIRQIAENAGVEGSIVVNKVLEGDATLGFDAQTEAYVNMIEAGIIDPTKVVRTALQDAASIAGLMITTEAMVADAPAKEGAGPAMPDMGGMGGMGGMGGMM, from the coding sequence ATGGCTGCTAAAGAAGTCAAGTTCGGTGCTGATGCACGCGAAAAAATGCTGCGTGGCGTAGATATTCTCGCAAACGCTGTGAAAACCACCCTCGGCCCTAAAGGTCGTAACGTTGTTATCGAAAAATCCTTCGGCGCTCCGCGCATCACCAAAGATGGTGTATCTGTTGCCAAGGAAATCGAACTGGAAGACAAGTTCGAGAATATGGGCGCACAGATGGTGCGTGAAGTGGCTTCCAAAACCAACGACATCGCTGGTGACGGCACCACGACCGCTACCGTTCTGGCACAGGCTATCGTTCGTGAAGGCGCAAAATCCGTTGCTGCCGGCATGAACCCGATGGACCTGAAGCGCGGCATCGACATTGCTGTTGCTGAAGCGCACAAAGCTCTGGAAGCCTCTTCCAAAACCATCAATTCTTCTGAAGAAGTTGCCCAGGTTGGCACCATCTCTGCGAACGGCGAAGCTGAAATCGGCAAAATGATCGCTGACGCCATGCAGAAAGTCGGCAACGAAGGTGTTATCACCGTTGAGGAAGCCAAGACCGCAGAAACCGAACTGGAAGTCGTTGAAGGCATGCAGTTCGATCGTGGTTACCTGTCTCCATACTTCGTAACCAACACCGAGAAGATGGTTGCTGATCTGGAAGACCCGTTCATCCTGCTGCACGAGAAAAAGCTCTCCAACCTGCAGCCGATGCTTCCTATCCTTGAAAGCGTTGTTCAGTCTTCCCGTCCGCTGCTCATCATTGCAGAAGACATCGAAGGCGAAGCTCTTGCCACCCTCGTGGTCAACAAACTGCGTGGCGGCCTGAAAATTGCTGCTGTCAAGGCTCCTGGCTTCGGCGACCGTCGTAAGGCAATGCTCGAAGACATCGCTATCCTGACCGGTGGTACCGTTATCTCTGAAGACGTTGGCATCAAGCTCGAAAGCGTTACCCTCGACATGCTGGGCACCGCCAAGAAGGTCAACATCACCAAAGAAAACACCACCATCGTTGATGGTGCTGGCGCCAAAGAAGGCATCGAAGCACGCGTTGCTCAGATCAAAGCTCAGATCGAAGAAACTTCTTCTGACTATGACCGTGAGAAACTGCAGGAGCGTCTTGCTAAACTGGCTGGCGGTGTTGCTGTTATCCGCGTTGGCGGTGCAACCGAAGTTGAAGTGAAAGAACGCAAAGACCGCGTTGACGATGCCCTGAACGCTACCCGTGCAGCTGTTGAAGCCGGTATTGTTCCTGGTGGTGGTACCGCTCTTCTGCGTGCTTCTCAGGAAGTTGAAAAGCTCTCTTCTGAAAATCTCGACATCGAAGCTGGTATCAAGATTGTTCTTCGTGCCTTGCAGGCTCCGATCCGTCAGATCGCAGAAAATGCTGGTGTTGAAGGCTCCATCGTTGTCAACAAGGTTCTGGAAGGCGATGCGACCCTCGGTTTCGACGCTCAGACCGAAGCTTATGTCAACATGATCGAAGCTGGCATCATCGACCCGACCAAGGTTGTTCGCACTGCTCTGCAGGACGCAGCATCCATCGCTGGTCTGATGATCACCACCGAAGCCATGGTTGCTGATGCACCGGCCAAGGAAGGTGCTGGTCCTGCAATGCCTGATATGGGCGGCATGGGCGGCATGGGTGGCATGGGCGGCATGATGTAA
- the groES gene encoding co-chaperone GroES, with protein MPVNGSGRLQNSLGKVQTMKFRPLNDRVVVRRVESEEKTAGGIIIPDTAKEKPSEGEVVAVGAGAYNSNGTLVPCECKAGDRVLFGKWSGTEVKIDGEDLLIMKESDILGILG; from the coding sequence ATGCCCGTAAATGGGTCCGGGAGGCTGCAAAACAGCTTAGGGAAAGTTCAGACAATGAAATTCCGTCCTCTGAATGACCGCGTCGTAGTTCGTCGCGTTGAATCCGAAGAGAAAACCGCTGGTGGTATCATCATTCCTGATACCGCTAAAGAAAAGCCATCCGAAGGCGAAGTAGTTGCAGTTGGCGCAGGCGCCTACAACAGCAACGGCACGCTTGTTCCTTGCGAATGCAAAGCAGGCGACCGCGTTCTGTTTGGCAAATGGTCCGGCACCGAAGTCAAAATCGACGGTGAAGACCTGCTGATCATGAAAGAGTCCGACATTCTGGGCATTCTGGGCTAA
- a CDS encoding methyl-accepting chemotaxis protein, producing MLSKLFSFLTIRQRIAALVVLMLMGFIGMLVVNGQTTAMLNEARKMEQATQQRARLFQDLQAVSLKAAKLSEEFLLERDKSKADATTGLFASALAKPVDEEILGSFGSDYHDSLDQLTNAAQIFSDIKKLREEVGLGEEDGLRGNLNAAVRRAGEKLSSFAKKYKLGPAAGAVEARMLQLRHHEKDYMLFGDPGIIEKFDASYDDLIKSMKPAGFKIVGRMEMKGFLKVYRQDFADWVAGKKALDEKVQLFRQTISKLVADVESQSQNAFELGTAQMVKALAQKESAERSFYGITIGIVLLTILFSLLIARSITGPLARLADVMDRIRVNDLSVELPEIRSRDALGRLSVAARNFLESVIQSKRLKDNARLDRQKELDRQAALEQMLQSFRQETDQVMQRVSFQAREVIKRTDSLNEISHSAQDSSELARASTASSVSHASAVSEKAQELQSAASDIIQQTEKAHRVVGEAEAVSNSANGTMDKLNKATGQIGDIVEMIGKIAAQTNLLALNATIEAARAGEAGKGFAVVAEEVKELSSQTAKATETIAAQITDVQQAASETGTLIHTISDMIAGVNEVTRAIAEAVDVQKQATTHMDGDITIALKESRGASDRVASVAETIAQSSREAEAFKSVSTQLEDVIANMEGSVHAFLDAVEQDLGARRTEMKAEIEAA from the coding sequence ATGTTGAGTAAACTCTTTTCCTTTCTGACCATACGCCAGCGGATCGCCGCGCTTGTGGTCCTTATGCTTATGGGCTTCATCGGCATGCTCGTGGTCAACGGTCAAACCACTGCGATGCTGAATGAAGCGCGAAAAATGGAGCAGGCAACCCAGCAAAGAGCACGCCTGTTTCAGGACCTGCAGGCTGTCAGCCTCAAGGCCGCCAAATTGTCAGAAGAATTTCTGCTGGAGCGGGACAAGAGCAAAGCCGATGCGACGACCGGCCTGTTTGCATCTGCTTTGGCGAAGCCTGTCGATGAAGAGATCTTGGGGTCTTTTGGCAGTGACTATCATGACAGCCTCGATCAACTGACCAATGCGGCGCAGATTTTCTCCGATATCAAAAAACTGAGGGAAGAGGTCGGATTGGGCGAAGAGGATGGCTTGCGCGGCAATCTCAATGCGGCCGTCAGGCGCGCGGGCGAGAAGCTCTCTTCCTTTGCCAAGAAATACAAATTGGGCCCGGCTGCCGGAGCCGTTGAAGCTCGCATGCTTCAGCTGCGCCATCACGAAAAGGACTATATGCTATTTGGTGATCCGGGGATTATTGAAAAGTTTGACGCCTCTTATGATGACCTGATCAAATCGATGAAGCCGGCCGGCTTCAAGATTGTCGGACGCATGGAGATGAAGGGTTTCCTGAAGGTCTACCGGCAGGATTTTGCTGATTGGGTGGCTGGCAAGAAGGCGCTCGATGAAAAGGTTCAGCTGTTCCGTCAGACGATCAGCAAACTGGTGGCCGATGTTGAAAGTCAGTCTCAGAATGCCTTCGAGCTGGGGACAGCCCAGATGGTCAAGGCCCTCGCACAGAAGGAATCCGCGGAGAGAAGCTTTTATGGCATCACCATCGGCATCGTTCTATTGACCATATTATTCTCGCTGTTGATCGCACGCTCGATCACTGGGCCACTTGCGCGCCTCGCCGACGTCATGGATCGCATTCGGGTGAATGACCTCTCGGTCGAGTTACCTGAAATCCGCTCGCGGGATGCCTTGGGGCGTTTGTCCGTTGCGGCACGCAACTTCCTTGAGTCCGTTATCCAGAGCAAGCGCCTTAAAGACAATGCGCGGCTCGATCGCCAGAAGGAACTGGATCGGCAAGCAGCCCTTGAGCAGATGCTTCAGAGCTTTCGTCAGGAAACAGATCAGGTAATGCAGCGTGTTTCCTTTCAGGCGCGCGAGGTCATCAAGCGGACGGACAGTCTCAATGAGATTTCTCACAGTGCACAGGATTCCTCTGAGCTGGCGCGGGCCTCGACCGCATCGAGCGTTTCCCATGCATCTGCTGTCAGTGAAAAGGCACAGGAGCTGCAATCAGCGGCCAGCGACATTATCCAACAGACCGAGAAAGCTCATCGGGTTGTCGGCGAGGCCGAGGCTGTCTCCAATTCAGCCAACGGCACCATGGACAAGCTCAACAAGGCCACCGGCCAGATCGGCGATATCGTGGAAATGATCGGCAAGATCGCAGCGCAAACCAATCTTCTCGCTCTCAACGCCACCATCGAGGCGGCCAGAGCCGGAGAGGCGGGCAAGGGCTTTGCGGTCGTGGCCGAGGAGGTCAAGGAGCTGTCCTCCCAAACAGCCAAGGCGACAGAAACGATTGCAGCCCAGATTACAGATGTGCAGCAGGCTGCCTCTGAAACCGGAACCCTGATTCACACCATTTCCGACATGATTGCGGGCGTCAATGAAGTAACGCGAGCCATCGCTGAGGCCGTGGATGTGCAAAAGCAGGCGACCACGCATATGGACGGCGACATCACGATTGCGCTCAAGGAGAGCCGCGGTGCCAGCGACCGGGTCGCTAGTGTGGCGGAAACCATCGCGCAGTCGAGCCGCGAGGCAGAAGCCTTCAAATCGGTTTCTACGCAGCTGGAGGATGTCATCGCCAATATGGAAGGCTCGGTTCATGCCTTCCTGGATGCCGTCGAACAGGATCTGGGGGCGCGTCGGACAGAGATGAAAGCCGAGATCGAAGCCGCTTAG
- a CDS encoding ATP-binding protein: MPFSRLPRLILTGPESTGKSSLAQALVEHLDGILVPEYLRDYFEEQGNLTLEDAIPVAQGQWVNEERGAEAASSQNKVLICDTDLISSLVYSSHYYSDEMNSPLWAQWEQWSERHKRRLKTTPYQPRLYVLCDLDWPWVDDGQRDAPEQRPHFFSRFKAELKEFSHITVSGTLDERLNAVLAHLVRGCLGNS, from the coding sequence ATGCCCTTTTCCCGTCTGCCCCGTCTCATCCTGACTGGCCCGGAAAGCACCGGCAAGTCTTCCCTCGCTCAAGCGCTCGTAGAGCATCTCGACGGCATATTGGTTCCCGAATATCTGCGTGACTATTTCGAAGAGCAAGGCAATCTGACACTTGAAGACGCCATTCCCGTGGCGCAAGGCCAATGGGTGAACGAGGAGCGCGGCGCAGAAGCGGCTTCCTCACAGAACAAAGTGCTGATTTGTGATACTGACCTGATTTCCTCTCTCGTTTATAGCTCTCACTATTATTCCGATGAGATGAACAGCCCCCTCTGGGCGCAATGGGAGCAATGGTCGGAGCGGCACAAACGGCGGCTAAAGACGACACCCTACCAACCCCGGCTCTATGTCCTGTGTGATCTGGATTGGCCGTGGGTGGATGACGGGCAGCGAGATGCACCAGAACAGAGGCCGCATTTCTTCTCTCGCTTCAAGGCCGAACTCAAAGAGTTTAGCCATATCACGGTAAGCGGCACACTGGATGAACGCCTTAATGCGGTGCTCGCCCATCTGGTTCGCGGCTGCCTTGGTAACTCCTGA
- a CDS encoding SulP family inorganic anion transporter — protein sequence MRQPKILTTCKTYNREQFFSDCIAGITVAMVAMPLSLAIAIASGADPAKGLVTAIIGGFFISLLGGSRVQIGGPTGAFIVVVFNVIATHGYDGLVLATFMAGIILVFAGYFRVGRLIAFIPEAVVNGFTIGIGIIIASSQLKDFMGLKLASVPADFLEKIPALWHARDSFNLPAFGVAMVTLVLIIGLRKAFPRFPGLIVAVALGSLMIVAFHLPVETLYSRFGALPQSLPVPTLPDLGWARIVELFPSALIIAFLAGVESLLSAMVADRMIDGNHRPNAELTAQGFANIASSLFMGLPATGAIARTATNVKAGGQTPVAGIVHAIVVLLVMLIAAPLAGNLAMPALAALLMMTAWNMSEPHKWKSYAAGQRSDLFLLVLTLVLTVLVDLTVAIGVGVSLGLAIRWWDRRTETSDWTTPDRSWTASEEEAEAIAHEMEAVAHEVEEIVQGVKAVPSGKKTDPASA from the coding sequence ATGCGCCAGCCAAAGATCCTTACGACCTGTAAAACCTATAATCGTGAGCAGTTTTTCTCTGACTGCATAGCCGGGATCACTGTTGCGATGGTAGCGATGCCACTCAGCCTTGCGATTGCAATCGCATCGGGTGCAGATCCGGCCAAGGGGCTGGTCACAGCGATTATTGGCGGCTTCTTCATTTCTCTGCTTGGCGGTAGCCGTGTGCAGATCGGCGGACCGACCGGCGCCTTCATCGTGGTGGTTTTCAATGTAATCGCAACGCATGGCTATGACGGGCTTGTTTTGGCGACCTTCATGGCGGGCATCATTCTGGTGTTCGCGGGCTATTTCCGCGTTGGCCGGTTGATTGCGTTTATTCCCGAAGCGGTGGTCAATGGTTTCACCATCGGGATCGGCATCATCATTGCATCCAGCCAGCTTAAGGATTTTATGGGGTTAAAGCTGGCGTCTGTTCCGGCTGATTTCCTTGAAAAGATCCCTGCCCTGTGGCATGCCCGCGATAGCTTCAACCTGCCCGCCTTTGGTGTGGCCATGGTAACGCTGGTCCTGATCATCGGATTGCGCAAGGCCTTCCCGCGCTTTCCCGGCCTTATTGTCGCTGTGGCGCTTGGCTCGCTGATGATCGTGGCTTTCCATCTACCGGTCGAAACCCTCTATTCGCGCTTTGGAGCCCTGCCACAAAGCCTGCCAGTTCCGACGCTGCCTGATCTTGGTTGGGCGCGCATCGTCGAACTGTTTCCTTCAGCCCTCATCATAGCCTTTCTGGCCGGTGTTGAATCTCTGCTTTCGGCCATGGTGGCTGACCGGATGATCGATGGCAATCATCGCCCCAATGCGGAATTGACCGCGCAGGGCTTTGCCAACATCGCCTCTTCGCTCTTCATGGGCCTGCCTGCTACGGGCGCCATTGCCCGCACGGCAACCAACGTCAAGGCCGGTGGACAGACGCCAGTTGCCGGCATCGTGCATGCCATCGTGGTTCTGCTTGTCATGCTGATCGCCGCACCGCTGGCGGGCAATCTGGCGATGCCAGCTTTGGCAGCTCTTCTGATGATGACCGCGTGGAACATGAGTGAGCCACACAAATGGAAAAGCTATGCTGCAGGACAGCGTAGCGATCTGTTCCTATTGGTTCTGACCCTCGTTCTGACGGTTCTGGTGGACTTGACAGTTGCCATCGGGGTTGGCGTGAGCCTTGGCCTCGCTATTCGTTGGTGGGATCGCCGTACGGAAACCAGCGACTGGACCACGCCGGATCGTTCCTGGACGGCCTCCGAAGAGGAAGCCGAAGCTATTGCCCATGAGATGGAAGCGGTGGCCCATGAGGTCGAGGAGATCGTTCAGGGCGTCAAGGCTGTCCCTTCGGGTAAAAAGACCGATCCAGCCTCTGCCTGA
- a CDS encoding GNAT family N-acetyltransferase: MSLTFALAKSSQLSEIRALFIKSMAPIGERMGVGQPANAFSNLRDFYQCGNLYVLEEQGTVLAAAALHEAHNGLYVDYLAVHPDCQSEGLGKRMLTELEMLTESRELSHLRLHTPEVMDELRSFYARRGFAETHRALPSHGRDQFLRVHFRKTISLSDHNMDLEFEHDRQIA; encoded by the coding sequence ATGTCACTTACTTTTGCGTTGGCCAAATCGAGCCAACTTTCCGAGATCCGCGCACTCTTTATCAAATCCATGGCCCCGATCGGCGAACGCATGGGCGTTGGTCAGCCAGCAAATGCCTTTTCCAACCTGCGCGACTTTTACCAATGCGGCAATCTGTATGTTTTGGAAGAGCAAGGCACTGTGCTTGCTGCTGCCGCTTTGCATGAAGCCCACAACGGACTGTATGTCGACTATCTTGCCGTCCATCCTGATTGCCAGAGCGAAGGCCTTGGCAAGCGCATGCTGACCGAGCTGGAAATGCTGACTGAATCCCGTGAACTTTCTCACCTGCGGCTGCATACGCCGGAAGTGATGGACGAATTGAGAAGCTTTTATGCGCGTCGCGGCTTTGCCGAAACCCATCGTGCCTTGCCGTCTCACGGACGTGATCAGTTTCTGCGGGTTCATTTCCGCAAGACTATCTCGCTGAGCGATCACAATATGGATCTCGAATTCGAACATGATCGTCAGATTGCCTGA